A window of Rhododendron vialii isolate Sample 1 chromosome 11a, ASM3025357v1 contains these coding sequences:
- the LOC131306596 gene encoding probable beta-1,4-xylosyltransferase IRX10L — MGSPSDKPSRLMGLHHNAPCTRKHQIGALALVAATFLLTRLFDYPSSSCNPYSLSTVVDGGPTSWPERGYGSHLSLKIYVYDELEIDGLRPLMYGRHVKVSPDACVKGQWGTQVKIHRMLLKSRFRTTKKGEADLFFVPSYVKCVRTMGGLSDKEINQTYVKVLSQMPHFRLSGGRNHIFVFPSGAGATLFRSWATYLNRSIILTPEGDRTDKRETTSFNTWKDIIIPGNVDDGMTTHGDRLVQPLPLTKRKYLANFLGRAQGKIGRLQLVELAKKYPDKLESPELKFSGPEKLGRTEYFEHLRNAKFCLAPRGESSWTLRFYESFFVECVPVIISDYAELPFQNVIDYTQLSIKWPWNRIGPELLEYLESVPEKDIERMIARGRQVRCLWVYAPESEPCSAFNGIMWELQRKVRQFHQSAETFWLHNGSIVNRNLVEFSHWKPPMPLP; from the exons ATGGGAAGCCCAAGCGACAAACCCAGTAGGCTGATGGGACTCCACCACAACGCTCCCTGCACACGAAAGCACCAGATCGGAGCCCTAGCCCTCGTCGCCGCCACCTTCTTGCTCACCAGACTCTTCGACTACCCCTCCTCTTCCTGCAACCCCTACTCTCTCTCCACCGTCGTCGACGGCGGCCCCACCTCGTGGCCCGAAAGGGGATACGGCTCCCACCTCTCCCTCAAGATCTACGTCTACGATGAGCTCGAGATTGACGGCCTCAGGCCCTTAATGTACGGCCGCCACGTCAAGGTCTCCCCCGACGCATGCGTTAAAGGCCAGTGGGGCACTCAG GTTAAAATACACAGGATGCTTTTGAAGTCAAGATTTCGGACAACAAAGAAAGGGGAAGCGGATCTTTTCTTTGTGCCAAGTTACGTGAAGTGCGTCCGAACGATGGGTGGTCTGAGCGATAAAGAGATTAATCAGACATATGTGAAG GTGCTAAGTCAAATGCCACATTTTAGGCTATCTGGTGGCCGCAATCACATATTTGTCTTTCCAAG CGGCGCTGGTGCAACTTTGTTTAGATCTTGGGCTACATACTTGAATCGTTCTATTATACTTACTCCTGAG GGTGATCGCACAGACAAGCGAGAAACTACTTCCTTTAATACATGGAAAGATATCATCATCCCTGGAAATGTTGATGATGGGATGACCACACATGGGGATAGACTGGTCCAGCCTTTGCCTTTAACTAAGAGGAAGTATTTGGCGAACTTCTTAGGTCGAGCACAAGGAAAAATAGGTCGTCTTCAATTGGTAGAGCTTGCAAAGAAGTACCCAGATAAG TTGGAATCTCCAGAGTTGAAGTTCAGTGGACCCGAAAAACTGGGAAGGACAGAATACTTTGAGCACCTCCGAAATGCCAAATTCTGCCTGGCCCCACGTGGCGAATCTTCATGGACTCTTCGGTTTTACGAGTCGTTCTttgtg GAGTGTGTCCCAGTGATCATATCAGATTATGCAGAGTTGCCATTTCAGAATGTTATTGACTACACACAGCTGTCAATCAAATGGCCATGGAACCGTATAGGTCCTGAACTGTTGGAGTACCTAGAATCAGTACCAG AGAAAGATATAGAGAGGATGATTGCCCGTGGCAGGCAGGTGAGATGCTTATGGGTTTATGCTCCTGAATCAGAACCCTGCTCGGCGTTTAACGGAATTATGTGGGAACTTCAGAGAAAAGTGAGGCAATTCCACCAGTCAGCCGAAACATTCTGGCTGCACAATGGGTCTATAGTGAATAGAAACCTAGTAGAATTCAGTCACTGGAAGCCTCCCATGCCTCTGCCTTGA